One genomic window of Streptomyces sp. NBC_01276 includes the following:
- a CDS encoding minor capsid protein: MTYTVDLLDGLARLLHEQGVGIYRTDGPYAAGETAITIAALPPVPDRVICLAAYPVTDSPVLTDTTTGVQARTRAGVDPREVDALDDQVHEVLHGSGPHLLGSVRAQLVFRVSAAPIGSDSAGRWERSANFHVRAHRAHPNLE; encoded by the coding sequence ATGACCTACACCGTCGACCTGCTCGACGGTCTCGCCCGCCTGCTGCACGAGCAGGGTGTCGGCATCTACCGCACCGACGGCCCGTACGCCGCGGGCGAGACCGCGATCACCATTGCCGCGCTTCCCCCCGTTCCCGACCGCGTGATCTGCCTCGCCGCCTACCCGGTCACCGACTCGCCCGTGCTCACCGACACCACCACCGGCGTGCAGGCGCGCACACGCGCGGGGGTCGACCCCCGCGAGGTTGACGCCCTCGACGACCAGGTGCACGAGGTGCTGCACGGCAGCGGCCCGCACCTACTCGGCTCGGTCCGGGCGCAGCTCGTCTTTCGCGTCTCGGCCGCCCCGATCGGGTCCGACTCGGCCGGCCGCTGGGAGCGCTCCGCCAACTTCCACGTGCGCGCCCACCGGGCGCACCCCAACCTCGAATAG
- a CDS encoding phage tail tape measure protein: MALMVGELAATVTIDDSGADAGMSRARAAVQAGGDRIAAEAERAGDQAGDALGDGLAEGASDGAEQASSGMGTALRGFAAAAIGAAIGGALMAGIGQALEQAKVPGQLQAQLGATGPVAKTYGKVAGDLYASAIVDSVADGAEIIKGIARGGLLPPDATQGQVKTLATQVASAASVMGEDVSKVSRAVGTMMKTGLADSAEEALDVLVRGTQNGVDVAEDLLDTFAEYPTEFRQLGLDAQTSMGLLQQGLKGGARDADVVADSLKEFTLMAQGMGEATATAYEDLGFSAEKMQKVFQKGGPEAAKALDQVLDKLRGVKDPAKQSEIALGLFGTKAEDMQKAIYSLDPSSAVKALGDVKGATDAAGKALHDNAATKLEAFKRGIEQKVVGVLGNYAIPVIEKAADWLGEGGLGGAFRASVGWISEHSTALSIAAGVIAILMLPTLIALGVTAWTTTTAVVTGWATQTAAGIAAAGRFVLLNATMLAGWVAQGVSAGATALRVVGAWVLMGTQSLIQGARMAAAWLLAMGPIALVIAAVVGIVALIVANWDTIVGATKAAWDWVWGKLQWVGQQILSFFLNWTLVGLIIKYWDSIKSGTVSAWNATVDWVRGIPGRIVDFFLNWTLVGLIIKHWDSIKSGTVRKAGEMLDWVRGLPGMIAGYFGDFGSMLYDKGRDLIYGLWNGIKAMGGWLRSTLMSWAKNLIPGPIAKALGIHSPSRLMRDKIGKFIPAGIVEGIKAGAPAVDRTMRRLVSVPAAPQFATAGAPTTGAGAGGSWGPAVHIENWHAGNATADQTAVALAWHAKGRGDQWPRVIWSPSPDTSSSASCCSARAPRTGGGPSPDGRTPPAPPREPSPEPTRTAPTPAGCSPSRGRSPSTAS, encoded by the coding sequence ATGGCGCTCATGGTGGGCGAGCTCGCCGCCACCGTCACGATCGACGACTCGGGGGCCGATGCGGGCATGTCCCGCGCCCGCGCTGCGGTACAGGCTGGCGGCGACCGGATCGCCGCCGAGGCCGAGCGCGCCGGCGATCAGGCCGGCGACGCTCTCGGCGACGGGCTCGCCGAGGGCGCGTCCGACGGCGCCGAACAGGCGAGCTCGGGCATGGGGACCGCGCTGCGAGGGTTCGCTGCTGCGGCCATCGGCGCCGCGATCGGTGGCGCTCTCATGGCCGGGATCGGGCAGGCGCTCGAACAGGCCAAGGTGCCGGGGCAGTTGCAGGCGCAGCTCGGCGCCACCGGCCCGGTAGCCAAGACATACGGCAAGGTCGCCGGCGACCTGTACGCCTCGGCGATCGTCGACTCGGTCGCCGACGGCGCCGAGATCATCAAGGGCATCGCGCGGGGCGGACTCCTCCCGCCGGACGCCACGCAGGGCCAGGTCAAGACGCTTGCGACGCAGGTCGCGAGTGCTGCCTCGGTCATGGGCGAGGACGTGTCCAAGGTTTCTCGTGCCGTCGGCACGATGATGAAAACCGGGCTCGCCGACTCCGCGGAGGAAGCGCTCGACGTGCTCGTTCGGGGCACGCAGAACGGCGTCGACGTCGCCGAGGACCTGCTCGACACGTTCGCGGAATACCCGACTGAGTTCCGGCAGCTGGGTCTCGACGCTCAGACGTCGATGGGCCTTTTGCAGCAAGGGCTCAAGGGCGGCGCGCGAGACGCCGATGTCGTCGCTGACAGTCTCAAGGAATTCACCCTGATGGCTCAGGGGATGGGCGAGGCAACGGCGACCGCCTATGAGGATCTTGGCTTTTCTGCCGAGAAAATGCAGAAGGTCTTTCAGAAGGGTGGACCGGAAGCAGCAAAGGCGCTCGATCAAGTCCTCGACAAGCTGCGCGGCGTCAAGGACCCTGCGAAGCAGAGCGAGATCGCGCTCGGACTCTTCGGCACCAAGGCCGAGGACATGCAGAAAGCGATCTACTCGCTCGATCCTTCGAGCGCAGTAAAGGCGCTCGGCGACGTTAAGGGCGCTACCGACGCCGCCGGTAAAGCATTGCACGACAATGCGGCGACTAAGCTCGAAGCATTCAAGCGAGGAATAGAGCAGAAGGTCGTCGGGGTCCTCGGGAACTATGCGATCCCCGTAATTGAGAAGGCTGCCGATTGGCTGGGCGAGGGTGGGCTCGGCGGTGCGTTCCGTGCGTCCGTCGGGTGGATCTCTGAGCACTCGACGGCGCTCTCGATCGCCGCCGGCGTGATCGCCATCCTGATGCTGCCGACGCTCATCGCGCTCGGCGTCACTGCGTGGACAACGACGACCGCAGTCGTCACCGGATGGGCCACTCAGACCGCGGCCGGCATAGCCGCTGCAGGACGGTTTGTCCTGCTCAACGCCACAATGTTGGCGGGTTGGGTCGCGCAGGGTGTGAGCGCCGGCGCGACCGCTCTACGGGTGGTCGGCGCGTGGGTGCTCATGGGTACGCAGTCCCTGATACAGGGCGCCCGGATGGCTGCGGCGTGGCTGCTCGCCATGGGCCCGATCGCGCTCGTGATCGCCGCCGTAGTCGGCATCGTCGCCCTGATCGTCGCCAACTGGGACACCATCGTTGGCGCCACAAAGGCGGCGTGGGATTGGGTCTGGGGAAAGCTCCAATGGGTCGGACAGCAGATCCTTTCTTTCTTTCTGAACTGGACGCTCGTCGGGCTCATCATCAAGTATTGGGACTCGATCAAGTCGGGAACCGTAAGCGCATGGAATGCCACCGTTGATTGGGTGCGCGGAATCCCGGGCCGCATCGTCGACTTCTTCCTGAACTGGACGCTCGTCGGCCTGATCATCAAGCATTGGGACTCGATCAAGTCGGGAACAGTTCGCAAAGCCGGTGAGATGCTTGATTGGGTCCGCGGACTACCGGGCATGATCGCCGGCTATTTCGGCGACTTTGGCTCGATGCTGTACGACAAGGGCCGCGACCTGATTTACGGCCTTTGGAACGGCATAAAAGCCATGGGCGGTTGGCTCCGCTCGACGCTCATGTCTTGGGCCAAAAACTTGATTCCCGGACCCATTGCAAAAGCGCTCGGGATTCACTCGCCGTCGCGCCTCATGCGAGACAAGATCGGCAAGTTCATCCCGGCGGGCATCGTCGAGGGCATCAAGGCCGGCGCCCCCGCCGTCGACCGCACCATGCGCCGACTCGTCTCGGTCCCCGCCGCCCCTCAGTTCGCCACCGCCGGCGCCCCCACCACCGGGGCTGGCGCGGGCGGTAGTTGGGGGCCGGCAGTCCACATCGAGAACTGGCACGCCGGCAACGCCACCGCCGATCAGACCGCGGTCGCGCTCGCCTGGCACGCCAAGGGCAGGGGTGACCAGTGGCCCCGGGTGATCTGGTCACCCTCGCCGGACACGTCCAGTTCGGCGAGCTGCTGCTCGGCCCGCGCACCGCGTACGGGTGGCGGTCCCTCACCGGATGGGAGGACACCCCCGGCACCGCCTCGGGAACCGTCGCCCGAGCCGACGCGCACGGCGCCTACCCCGGCCGGCTGCTCGCCGAGCCGCGGACGATCACCCTCGACGGCGTCGTGA
- a CDS encoding adenosylhomocysteinase, with protein sequence MEQFERARLDSYFARISRTFAPRERPASFLITHLLPERPSFVRGIGTSTDLRVVLPKPKSIDPAARRTVEKMTQCDTLTREMFENPDTAVDYLESRAAGEDVVLCDVGGYFAPALDALCDRFSGRILGVVEDTENGHRRYAERDKLPCPVVSVARSPLKDPEDYLVGQSVVFSTEALMRSRGDILHGRNALVLGFGKLGSSIARLLHAKGIRVTVYDIDPVRTTQALSQGFGVARDRDTALHGAGLVLCATGSVSLRGEDFATLRNGAYVATVTSSEDELDLAALPDVYQQTPSADHVTKYQTTGHFFYLLNGGNAVNFLHGASVGPFIFLVQAEILAGIKKLTHGELGHGMHEVGAAERATIAATWLDFFNRNQ encoded by the coding sequence ATGGAACAGTTCGAGCGTGCCCGCCTCGACTCGTATTTCGCGCGTATCTCGCGCACCTTCGCGCCTCGCGAGCGCCCCGCGTCCTTCCTGATCACCCACCTGCTCCCCGAGCGCCCGTCGTTCGTCCGAGGTATCGGCACCTCAACCGACCTGCGCGTTGTCCTGCCGAAGCCCAAGAGCATCGACCCCGCCGCCCGCCGCACCGTCGAGAAGATGACGCAGTGCGACACCTTGACCCGGGAGATGTTCGAGAACCCCGACACGGCGGTTGACTACTTGGAGTCCCGAGCCGCCGGCGAGGACGTCGTCTTGTGCGACGTGGGCGGGTACTTCGCGCCCGCCCTCGACGCCCTGTGTGATCGCTTCTCCGGTCGAATCCTCGGCGTCGTCGAGGACACCGAGAACGGGCACCGTCGCTACGCCGAGCGGGACAAGCTGCCGTGCCCCGTCGTGTCCGTGGCCCGCTCACCCCTCAAGGACCCCGAGGACTACCTCGTTGGTCAGAGCGTGGTGTTCTCCACAGAGGCGCTCATGCGCAGCCGCGGCGACATCCTGCACGGCCGGAACGCGCTGGTCCTCGGGTTCGGCAAGCTGGGGTCGAGCATCGCTCGCCTGCTGCACGCCAAGGGCATCAGGGTCACGGTGTACGACATCGACCCCGTGCGGACCACACAGGCGCTTTCGCAAGGGTTCGGCGTCGCCCGGGACCGCGACACAGCCCTGCACGGCGCCGGACTCGTGCTGTGCGCGACGGGCAGCGTCTCCTTACGCGGGGAGGACTTCGCGACGCTCAGGAACGGCGCCTACGTCGCCACAGTGACCTCAAGCGAGGACGAGCTCGACCTCGCCGCGCTCCCCGATGTCTACCAGCAGACCCCGAGCGCGGACCACGTCACGAAGTACCAGACCACCGGGCACTTCTTCTACCTCCTCAACGGAGGGAACGCCGTCAACTTCCTGCACGGCGCGAGCGTCGGGCCGTTCATCTTCTTGGTTCAGGCCGAAATACTCGCCGGAATCAAGAAGCTCACGCACGGCGAGCTCGGCCACGGTATGCACGAGGTTGGCGCCGCCGAACGGGCCACCATCGCCGCTACCTGGCTCGACTTCTTCAACCGCAATCAGTAG
- a CDS encoding GntR family transcriptional regulator, whose product MAVSEGPAREVDHGSATPVYVQIARFVIEDIESGKLPVGRRIPSESAMKGEFGVARDTARHAVDYLRTEGYVHTVPQRGTFVLDRSATPNAE is encoded by the coding sequence ATGGCAGTGAGTGAAGGACCCGCGCGCGAGGTCGACCATGGGTCGGCGACCCCGGTGTACGTGCAGATCGCGCGATTTGTGATCGAGGACATCGAGAGCGGGAAACTGCCCGTCGGGCGGCGAATCCCGTCCGAGTCGGCGATGAAGGGTGAGTTCGGCGTCGCCCGAGACACCGCTCGTCACGCCGTCGACTACCTGCGCACTGAGGGGTACGTGCACACCGTGCCGCAGCGCGGAACGTTCGTCCTCGATCGGAGCGCAACGCCCAACGCCGAGTAG
- a CDS encoding NUDIX hydrolase, giving the protein MPITAQHVRETLDAYLDQHPADKDPLAPLSETLDVAGNSIGSRKEFRGHATAGAILLRADGRVLTIEHRALQKWLLPGGHIETDDETLLDAALRELTEETGIRAEQVEVVGEGPLHIDTHVIPANDAKGEPEHMHFDFRFLFRTTVEAVELQEEEVTNFSWQFADTLTSEPLRSRVLAAARG; this is encoded by the coding sequence ATGCCGATCACGGCACAGCACGTACGCGAGACCCTCGACGCCTATCTCGACCAGCACCCGGCGGACAAGGACCCGCTTGCGCCTCTCTCCGAGACGCTCGACGTCGCGGGCAACAGCATCGGGTCGCGGAAGGAGTTCCGAGGCCACGCCACGGCCGGCGCCATCCTGCTCCGCGCCGACGGTCGCGTGCTTACCATCGAGCACCGCGCCCTACAGAAGTGGCTCTTGCCGGGTGGCCACATCGAGACCGACGACGAGACACTGCTCGACGCCGCGCTGCGAGAACTGACCGAGGAGACGGGCATCCGGGCCGAGCAGGTCGAGGTCGTCGGCGAGGGTCCACTGCACATCGACACTCACGTCATCCCGGCGAACGACGCCAAGGGTGAACCCGAGCACATGCACTTCGACTTCCGGTTCTTGTTCCGCACCACCGTGGAAGCGGTCGAGCTCCAGGAGGAGGAGGTCACCAACTTCTCGTGGCAGTTCGCGGACACGCTCACCTCAGAGCCCCTGCGCAGCCGCGTGCTCGCCGCGGCGCGCGGCTGA
- a CDS encoding peptidoglycan-binding protein, producing MQFVTRAQWGARPSRYDLAYIGSTRGVKIHYEGSPVPASLPRPENHGQCAGRVRAIQASHLANREENYSDIAYSAMVCPHGAVFEGRGAHRKTGANGTSALNSAHYAVCAMVGDEGLTEPTDAQLNGLRDAIEWLREDGDAGSEIKGHRDGYATECPGGPLYAWVQRGAPRPGGGGGTPSQQFEPFPGAQWFHNEPRSAVVTAMGRRLVAEGCSAYREGPGPQWTEADRQSYARWQRRLGYSGADADGWPGPTSWAALKVPKV from the coding sequence TTGCAGTTCGTCACCCGCGCCCAGTGGGGTGCCCGCCCCAGCCGCTACGACCTCGCGTACATCGGCAGCACCCGAGGCGTAAAGATCCACTACGAAGGCTCGCCGGTCCCGGCATCCCTCCCTCGTCCCGAGAACCACGGCCAGTGCGCCGGACGCGTCCGCGCGATCCAGGCGAGCCACCTCGCCAACCGGGAAGAGAACTACTCCGACATCGCTTACTCGGCGATGGTCTGCCCGCACGGTGCAGTGTTCGAGGGCCGCGGTGCGCATCGCAAGACCGGTGCGAACGGCACCTCGGCGCTGAACAGTGCCCATTACGCGGTATGCGCCATGGTCGGCGACGAGGGGCTCACCGAGCCGACCGACGCGCAGCTCAACGGACTTCGCGACGCGATCGAGTGGCTGCGCGAGGACGGCGACGCCGGCAGCGAGATCAAGGGCCACCGCGACGGATACGCGACCGAGTGCCCCGGCGGCCCGCTGTACGCGTGGGTGCAGCGCGGCGCCCCGCGCCCGGGTGGCGGGGGCGGCACGCCGTCGCAGCAGTTCGAACCCTTCCCCGGCGCGCAGTGGTTCCACAACGAGCCGCGCTCGGCGGTCGTAACGGCGATGGGGCGCCGCCTCGTCGCCGAAGGTTGCTCCGCCTACCGAGAGGGCCCCGGTCCCCAGTGGACGGAGGCCGATCGCCAGTCCTACGCGCGGTGGCAGCGACGCCTCGGCTACTCCGGCGCCGACGCGGACGGCTGGCCGGGCCCGACGTCGTGGGCCGCGCTCAAGGTCCCCAAGGTCTGA
- a CDS encoding helix-turn-helix domain-containing protein gives MLEEAEEIGRRVRRARLRLGMPQADLATAVGKSQGWVSKVERGQIELDRVGLLNLVAAELHVHPNDLIGRPYSSSPTENQWQVAASSILRELRRYDLAPVFEGTPRPARELWQEATRLHRLRDAAANTAIMQVLPDLFRESRALAEVTTGHEREEAYAVYAVCCKFAHTAAHALGHPELVAMSCERAAWSARLSGDSVMPAVADWMRVWDMWATADWEDAVALSDKAIKSVQQGFDQGEPLALRAWGTLQLRAAVSAARGGRKSEAKDRIKHAKTAAKRLGQYAGPPVYDRHSLTFSPGNVQIHAISVALEMREQRDALAISRRTDPMLIEALPNSRQGHHHMDLARAWLWDGNRDKALTELETAERIAPQLIRNHPIARSTLRGIVYAERAATREKLRRMSDRFHLDG, from the coding sequence ATGTTGGAAGAAGCCGAAGAGATCGGCCGCCGCGTCCGACGCGCTCGCCTCCGACTGGGGATGCCGCAGGCTGACCTCGCTACCGCCGTGGGTAAATCGCAGGGTTGGGTTTCCAAGGTCGAGCGCGGTCAAATCGAGCTCGACCGTGTCGGCCTGCTCAATCTGGTTGCCGCAGAGCTTCACGTGCACCCCAACGACCTCATCGGGCGTCCGTACAGCAGCTCACCGACCGAGAATCAGTGGCAGGTCGCGGCGTCGTCCATTCTGCGCGAGCTGCGCCGCTATGACCTTGCACCGGTGTTCGAAGGAACGCCGCGACCCGCGCGGGAGTTGTGGCAGGAGGCGACCCGCCTGCACCGTCTGCGGGACGCGGCGGCCAACACTGCGATCATGCAGGTTCTGCCCGACCTCTTTCGCGAATCGCGCGCCCTGGCCGAGGTGACCACCGGCCACGAGCGGGAAGAGGCGTACGCCGTTTACGCCGTGTGCTGCAAGTTCGCGCACACAGCCGCTCACGCCCTTGGGCACCCCGAGCTAGTCGCCATGTCGTGCGAGCGCGCCGCATGGTCGGCTCGGCTGTCCGGAGATTCGGTCATGCCCGCCGTGGCCGACTGGATGCGGGTGTGGGACATGTGGGCCACTGCCGATTGGGAAGACGCGGTCGCCCTGTCCGACAAGGCGATCAAGAGTGTGCAGCAGGGCTTTGACCAGGGTGAGCCGCTCGCCCTGCGCGCATGGGGAACCCTGCAACTGCGAGCTGCTGTTTCCGCAGCGCGCGGCGGACGGAAGTCTGAGGCCAAGGACCGAATCAAGCACGCCAAGACCGCCGCAAAGCGGTTGGGGCAGTACGCCGGCCCGCCGGTGTACGACCGTCACTCTCTGACCTTCTCTCCGGGGAACGTGCAGATTCATGCGATCAGCGTTGCTCTGGAGATGCGCGAGCAACGGGATGCCTTGGCCATAAGTCGGCGCACTGACCCGATGCTGATTGAGGCGCTGCCCAACTCGCGACAGGGCCACCATCACATGGACCTCGCCCGCGCATGGCTGTGGGACGGCAACCGCGACAAGGCGCTGACGGAGCTGGAGACGGCCGAGCGGATCGCGCCGCAGCTCATCCGTAACCATCCGATCGCCCGGTCAACCCTGCGTGGCATCGTGTACGCCGAACGGGCAGCTACTCGCGAGAAGCTGCGCCGCATGTCGGACCGTTTCCACCTCGACGGCTGA
- a CDS encoding phage tail protein — protein MFAIELGQMRLETLQSVSGLADGHTQSGQITITRGMDKSNELTEWIKESRVNHNNGGARNVSICRLDAANTVAQRFNLRNAWASSWSASDEAIETVQIDFDEMVIE, from the coding sequence ATGTTCGCTATCGAATTGGGTCAGATGCGGCTGGAGACACTCCAGTCGGTCTCTGGTCTCGCCGACGGGCACACGCAGAGCGGCCAGATCACGATCACGCGCGGCATGGACAAGAGCAACGAACTCACAGAGTGGATCAAGGAGTCGCGGGTAAACCACAACAACGGCGGCGCACGCAACGTCAGCATCTGCCGCTTGGACGCCGCCAACACGGTCGCCCAGCGCTTCAACCTGCGCAACGCGTGGGCGTCGTCATGGTCGGCCTCCGATGAGGCGATTGAGACCGTCCAAATCGACTTCGACGAGATGGTGATCGAGTAG
- a CDS encoding phage tail tube protein, translating into MSTPTPPAETVTALARRYRLELDMGTTPGTPIWTLVPGVTEFTPKVEPTQQEVTTYDAEGWSEQAVTMLAWSIETTIAHRAHPTTGVFNAAQEALRKASRSFGAKSYVRVRYYDRNGAADAQEGSALVTWEPDGGGPDEVDTIKVTLTGSGPLVEITNPVAGGGTFAAAEAKTLKAGDA; encoded by the coding sequence TTGAGCACCCCGACGCCCCCGGCCGAGACCGTAACCGCGCTTGCGCGCCGCTACCGGCTTGAGCTGGACATGGGCACGACGCCCGGTACGCCGATATGGACCCTCGTTCCAGGGGTCACCGAGTTCACGCCGAAGGTGGAGCCAACGCAGCAGGAGGTGACGACCTACGACGCCGAGGGGTGGAGCGAGCAGGCCGTAACCATGCTCGCGTGGTCGATCGAGACCACGATCGCGCACCGCGCGCACCCCACAACCGGCGTCTTTAACGCAGCGCAAGAGGCGCTGCGGAAGGCGTCGCGATCGTTCGGCGCCAAGAGCTATGTACGGGTCCGCTACTACGACCGCAACGGGGCCGCGGACGCGCAGGAAGGTTCCGCCCTGGTGACGTGGGAGCCCGACGGGGGCGGCCCGGATGAGGTCGACACGATCAAGGTGACGCTTACCGGGTCCGGCCCGCTCGTCGAGATCACAAACCCTGTCGCCGGTGGGGGCACGTTCGCCGCCGCCGAGGCCAAGACGCTTAAGGCAGGTGATGCGTAG
- a CDS encoding major capsid protein encodes MAITLADARLNTQDDVDTMVIDEFRKSSWLLDNLTFDDVVSPAGGGATLTYGYTRLITERPAQFRPMNTEYPKAQAKRQRYTVDLSPLGGAFEVDRVLSNLGAAATNETTFQMGQTIKSARAFFSDQVINGKRVTTPGAEAGFDGLDKALAGSSTEMGAGASLDWTGATLGSDAGKANDALDVLDEFLALLDGTPSAIFGNKKTLSRVRSLARRAGYYDRTADAFGQQIETYNGIPLVDLGDKAGATTPVIPIESRDVDGAGAGAAILGLSDLYVVRLGLDGFHGVSTVGGQLVRQWLPDFTTAGAVKTGEVELGPVAVALKATKSAAVLRNIKVQ; translated from the coding sequence ATGGCAATCACTCTCGCCGACGCGCGGCTGAACACGCAGGATGACGTCGACACCATGGTGATCGACGAGTTCCGTAAGTCGTCTTGGCTGCTCGACAACCTCACCTTTGACGACGTCGTGAGCCCTGCGGGTGGCGGCGCCACCCTCACGTACGGATACACCCGACTGATCACCGAGCGGCCCGCGCAGTTCCGGCCGATGAACACCGAGTACCCCAAGGCGCAGGCCAAGCGGCAGCGCTACACCGTCGATCTCTCCCCGTTGGGCGGGGCGTTCGAGGTCGACCGCGTGCTGTCCAACCTCGGCGCCGCGGCAACGAACGAGACCACGTTTCAGATGGGCCAGACGATCAAGTCAGCTCGGGCGTTCTTCTCCGATCAGGTCATCAACGGCAAGCGGGTCACGACCCCGGGCGCCGAGGCGGGATTCGACGGGCTCGACAAGGCGCTCGCCGGCAGCTCTACGGAGATGGGCGCGGGCGCCTCGCTCGACTGGACCGGGGCGACCCTCGGCTCGGATGCGGGGAAGGCGAACGACGCGCTCGACGTCCTCGACGAGTTCCTCGCCCTGCTCGACGGCACCCCGTCGGCGATCTTCGGCAACAAGAAGACGCTCTCGCGGGTGCGGTCGCTCGCCCGTCGGGCCGGCTACTACGACCGGACCGCGGACGCGTTCGGGCAGCAGATCGAGACGTACAACGGAATCCCCCTGGTGGATCTCGGCGACAAGGCCGGCGCCACCACCCCGGTTATCCCGATCGAGTCCCGCGACGTCGACGGCGCGGGCGCCGGCGCCGCGATCCTGGGCCTGTCCGATCTCTACGTCGTCCGCCTCGGCCTCGATGGCTTCCACGGTGTGAGCACCGTTGGCGGGCAGCTCGTGCGGCAGTGGCTGCCCGACTTCACCACCGCGGGCGCCGTCAAGACCGGCGAGGTCGAGCTCGGGCCCGTCGCGGTCGCGCTCAAGGCCACTAAGAGCGCCGCCGTCCTGCGGAACATCAAGGTTCAGTGA
- a CDS encoding phage tail protein — MGAAVRTLSAATALRDDEQALVIQLDDSPPLLSWARCIRRAVPVGTGGYAIGIVTGAALQFEASDPRRYSVIEQQVETVLPAPEAGLDWLVTPGPERLLYPLAFGTPGSTGSLRAVNEGDAPAHPTITIRGPVSLPSLTNVGTGEVIEYDIDLAADDELLVDTRDGTVTLNRTASRLYTATARSTPEQAFALDPGATSLLFRAAPGSTDPRASASLRWRSAYW, encoded by the coding sequence ATGGGGGCCGCCGTGCGAACCCTGTCCGCGGCAACCGCGCTCCGCGACGACGAGCAGGCACTCGTGATCCAACTCGATGACTCACCGCCCCTGCTGTCGTGGGCACGGTGCATCCGACGCGCCGTGCCCGTCGGCACGGGCGGATATGCGATCGGCATCGTCACCGGGGCCGCGCTGCAATTCGAGGCCAGCGACCCCCGCCGGTACAGCGTGATCGAGCAGCAGGTCGAGACCGTACTGCCCGCCCCCGAGGCCGGCCTCGACTGGCTCGTGACCCCGGGCCCGGAACGGCTCCTCTACCCGCTTGCGTTCGGCACCCCGGGCAGCACGGGATCGCTGCGCGCCGTCAACGAGGGCGACGCGCCCGCGCACCCCACCATCACGATCCGCGGCCCTGTCTCCCTTCCTTCCTTGACCAACGTGGGCACGGGCGAGGTGATCGAGTACGACATCGACCTCGCCGCCGACGACGAGCTGCTCGTCGACACCCGCGACGGAACGGTGACGCTCAACCGCACCGCCTCGCGCCTCTACACCGCGACGGCCCGCAGCACGCCCGAGCAGGCTTTCGCCCTCGACCCGGGGGCGACCTCGCTCCTCTTTCGCGCGGCCCCCGGATCGACCGACCCCCGCGCCTCGGCGTCTCTCCGATGGCGCTCCGCCTACTGGTAA